In Pyrus communis chromosome 1, drPyrComm1.1, whole genome shotgun sequence, the following are encoded in one genomic region:
- the LOC137709354 gene encoding uncharacterized protein isoform X2, whose translation MRGSRGCLGCCSQPRVHIPVDEPSNRLRIQGQSVRKNSISEDFWSTSTTEMEVSGVQSQKSISSVSTSNPLDSHSTSGSTSNTTAFVNHGLLLWNQTRNQWLANKQPQRQKQLREPRISWNATYESLLSTNKPFPQPIPLPEMVDFLVDIWEQEGLYD comes from the exons ATGCGTGGG AGCAGAGGCTGTCTTGGATGCTGTAGCCAACCCCGTGTACATATTCCAGTTGATGAGCCATCAAACAGACTGAGAATTCAAGGTCAATCAGTGAGAAAAAATAGCATATCAGAGGATTTCTGGAGTACTAGCACTACTGAAATGGAGGTCAGCGGAGTCCAGTCTCAGAAAAGCATCTCATCTGTTAGCACTTCAAATCCCCTTGATTCCCACAGTACTTCTGGCAGCACAAGCAATACAACTGCATTTGTAAATCATG GTCTTTTACTCTGGAACCAGACAAGGAATCAGTGGCTTGCAAATAAACAGCCTCAACGCCAGAAGCAACTTCGAGAACCTAGAATAAG TTGGAACGCCACTTACGAGAGCTTACTCAGTACCAACAAGCCTTTTCCCCAGCCGATCCCTCTTCCT GAAATGGTCGATTTTCTCGTCGATATTTGGGAGCAAGAGGGTTTGTATGATTGA
- the LOC137709354 gene encoding uncharacterized protein isoform X1: protein MKSCRYLPSWVSAIFTCVGGCLGCCSQPRVHIPVDEPSNRLRIQGQSVRKNSISEDFWSTSTTEMEVSGVQSQKSISSVSTSNPLDSHSTSGSTSNTTAFVNHGLLLWNQTRNQWLANKQPQRQKQLREPRISWNATYESLLSTNKPFPQPIPLPEMVDFLVDIWEQEGLYD from the exons ATGAAAAGCTGTAGATATCTCCCCTCTTGGGTCTCTGCCATTTTCACATGCGTGGG AGGCTGTCTTGGATGCTGTAGCCAACCCCGTGTACATATTCCAGTTGATGAGCCATCAAACAGACTGAGAATTCAAGGTCAATCAGTGAGAAAAAATAGCATATCAGAGGATTTCTGGAGTACTAGCACTACTGAAATGGAGGTCAGCGGAGTCCAGTCTCAGAAAAGCATCTCATCTGTTAGCACTTCAAATCCCCTTGATTCCCACAGTACTTCTGGCAGCACAAGCAATACAACTGCATTTGTAAATCATG GTCTTTTACTCTGGAACCAGACAAGGAATCAGTGGCTTGCAAATAAACAGCCTCAACGCCAGAAGCAACTTCGAGAACCTAGAATAAG TTGGAACGCCACTTACGAGAGCTTACTCAGTACCAACAAGCCTTTTCCCCAGCCGATCCCTCTTCCT GAAATGGTCGATTTTCTCGTCGATATTTGGGAGCAAGAGGGTTTGTATGATTGA